One genomic segment of Mesoaciditoga lauensis cd-1655R = DSM 25116 includes these proteins:
- the glmM gene encoding phosphoglucosamine mutase, whose protein sequence is MRKYFGTDGVRGIANKELTAELAFKIGKAAAYVLKEHNHPLNTILIARDTRISGDMLEAALVSSLLSMGFDVLTCGVMPTPTLAWLTHKEKTVGFMVSASHNPWEHNGIKIFSNGFKLPDELEEEIEDHLDDELKSVEVGKRVERDVLSEYVEWMAKRYSHLKGYRVSFDLANGAAVSTVPLVAKEIGMKINLFNYQPDGKNINENCGALHPEFLSNKIKETDSDFGVVHDGDADRCIMISKKGRIVDGDDMLVINARSMKRRGRLKNNTVVGTIMTNLAIEEELKRNGIEFIRTKVGDRYVLQEMEKREAMLGGEQSGHIIFLDLATTGDGLLTAFETMTALTNLKEDLDDVSSKLVRYPQKMKNVKVRDKKRVMSDERISSLVANTNSNGNLRLVVRASGTEPLIRVMAEGKDEGKVDEVLARVCELVEEVNSSGELS, encoded by the coding sequence ATGAGGAAATATTTCGGTACGGATGGCGTTCGCGGCATTGCAAACAAAGAGCTAACAGCCGAACTGGCATTTAAGATTGGAAAAGCGGCGGCTTACGTTCTCAAAGAACACAACCATCCTTTGAACACCATTTTAATCGCGCGTGACACGAGAATTTCCGGAGACATGTTGGAAGCGGCGTTGGTTTCTTCCTTGCTTTCGATGGGATTTGATGTTCTAACGTGTGGAGTTATGCCGACGCCCACGCTTGCATGGCTAACACATAAAGAGAAAACCGTGGGATTTATGGTGAGTGCAAGCCACAATCCGTGGGAGCACAACGGGATAAAGATCTTTTCAAATGGATTTAAGCTGCCGGATGAGTTGGAAGAGGAAATAGAGGACCATCTAGATGATGAACTCAAGAGCGTTGAAGTCGGTAAAAGAGTTGAAAGAGATGTTCTGAGTGAATACGTTGAATGGATGGCAAAAAGGTATTCGCATTTGAAAGGCTACCGCGTTTCGTTTGATTTGGCAAATGGGGCGGCGGTTTCCACGGTTCCCTTGGTGGCAAAGGAAATAGGTATGAAAATAAACCTCTTTAATTACCAGCCAGATGGTAAAAATATAAACGAAAATTGTGGAGCCCTTCATCCGGAATTTCTTTCAAATAAAATAAAAGAGACAGATAGCGATTTTGGCGTGGTCCATGATGGAGACGCTGATAGGTGCATAATGATTTCGAAAAAAGGAAGAATTGTAGATGGAGACGATATGCTTGTCATAAACGCGCGTAGCATGAAGAGGAGAGGCCGCCTCAAAAACAATACGGTTGTTGGAACGATAATGACGAATTTGGCCATTGAAGAAGAGCTTAAGAGGAATGGTATAGAGTTTATACGTACCAAAGTTGGAGACAGGTACGTCTTGCAGGAAATGGAAAAACGTGAAGCGATGTTAGGTGGTGAGCAATCAGGTCATATAATCTTTCTTGACCTTGCCACAACGGGTGACGGCCTGCTGACCGCTTTTGAAACCATGACCGCTTTGACAAATTTAAAAGAAGATTTGGACGATGTATCCTCCAAATTGGTAAGATACCCTCAGAAGATGAAAAATGTAAAAGTACGCGATAAAAAAAGAGTTATGTCTGACGAGAGAATTTCATCCCTTGTGGCAAATACCAACTCCAACGGGAACTTGAGGCTGGTTGTAAGGGCTTCTGGTACGGAACCCCTGATAAGAGTGATGGCTGAAGGGAAAGACGAAGGAAAAGTCGATGAAGTGTTGGCACGCGTTTGTGAATTGGTGGAAGAGGTGAACTCTTCTGGAGAACTTTCTTAA
- the lysS gene encoding lysine--tRNA ligase, whose amino-acid sequence MDELRLQKIKEVEELREKGINPYPYHFDVSQKLAEIREKFDHLQNGEKDENFKISTAGRVMAIRHHGRSAFFVIQDSTGRLQCYINVQVGKDEFNTFKEYVKVGDFIGVKGFPFKSHTGELSIFAQSYQILSKAIRILPEKWHGLTDKEKIYRQRYVDTIVNREAFERFKKRYSIIRMIRDFMNEEGFLEVETPILQFVTGGATARPFVTHLNVYDIPMYLKIAHELYLKRYIVGGYDSVYEINKCFRNEGVSYKHNPEFTMMECYKAYADYNDMMDLTERLVTHVIEKTNGKLKIEYQGKEIDFTRPWKRIKMRDYIMEHLNVDILEDSDEKMLETLRAHNVEPSMKERGHYIEKLWDLVEDTIVNPTFLLDHPVDISPLAKRHREDPRLTERFEVIVNGNELANAFSELNDPLDQRKRFEAQAALREAGDEEAQMMDFDFLRALEYGMPPTGGLGIGIDRLVMFATNAATIKDVIAFPIVRPEEFTTEGLEVEEEKEEKEEK is encoded by the coding sequence ATGGACGAGCTAAGACTTCAAAAGATCAAAGAAGTGGAAGAACTAAGAGAAAAAGGGATAAATCCTTATCCTTATCATTTTGATGTCTCTCAAAAATTGGCGGAGATACGTGAGAAATTCGATCATCTTCAAAATGGCGAAAAAGATGAGAATTTCAAGATCTCTACCGCTGGTCGTGTTATGGCAATAAGGCATCACGGAAGGTCTGCCTTTTTTGTTATCCAAGATTCTACAGGAAGACTTCAGTGCTATATAAATGTCCAGGTTGGTAAAGATGAATTCAACACTTTTAAAGAATACGTGAAGGTGGGGGATTTCATAGGAGTTAAAGGGTTTCCGTTTAAATCTCACACCGGTGAGCTGTCCATTTTCGCCCAATCCTATCAAATTTTATCAAAGGCGATAAGAATTTTGCCGGAGAAATGGCATGGCTTGACGGATAAAGAAAAAATATATCGCCAGCGGTACGTTGATACCATTGTCAACAGAGAAGCATTTGAGAGGTTCAAGAAGAGATACAGCATAATAAGAATGATCAGAGATTTCATGAACGAAGAAGGCTTTTTAGAAGTGGAAACTCCCATTTTGCAATTCGTGACGGGTGGAGCAACCGCGAGACCTTTCGTTACCCATTTAAACGTTTACGATATTCCAATGTACCTCAAAATAGCTCATGAACTTTATCTTAAAAGATACATTGTTGGCGGATACGATTCGGTATACGAAATAAACAAGTGCTTCAGAAACGAGGGAGTCAGCTACAAGCACAATCCAGAATTCACGATGATGGAATGTTATAAAGCGTATGCTGATTACAACGACATGATGGATTTGACCGAAAGATTGGTAACACACGTTATAGAAAAGACAAATGGAAAGTTGAAAATAGAGTACCAGGGAAAAGAAATAGACTTTACGAGGCCCTGGAAACGAATTAAGATGCGTGATTACATAATGGAGCATCTTAACGTAGATATACTGGAAGACTCAGATGAAAAAATGTTGGAAACTTTAAGAGCGCATAACGTTGAACCTTCCATGAAGGAGAGAGGTCATTACATAGAAAAGCTATGGGATCTCGTTGAAGATACAATAGTGAATCCAACGTTCCTTTTGGATCATCCCGTGGACATTTCGCCTTTGGCCAAACGACATAGAGAAGACCCAAGGCTGACGGAAAGATTTGAAGTTATAGTAAATGGTAACGAGCTGGCTAACGCTTTCAGCGAACTCAACGATCCGTTAGACCAAAGAAAACGCTTTGAGGCTCAAGCAGCGTTGAGAGAAGCTGGAGATGAAGAAGCACAAATGATGGATTTTGATTTCTTGAGAGCTCTTGAATATGGAATGCCCCCCACGGGAGGATTGGGAATAGGAATAGACAGATTAGTCATGTTTGCAACAAATGCCGCCACGATAAAAGATGTTATAGCTTTCCCAATAGTCAGGCCGGAGGAATTCACCACTGAAGGACTGGAAGTGGAGGAAGAAAAAGAAGAGAAGGAAGAAAAATAA